ACGCTCGTGCATTACTTCAAAACCGAGGTTAGCTCTGTTTAAAATGTCTGCCCAAGTGTTGACTACACGTCCTTGAGAGTCCATTACCGACTGGTTGAAGTTAAATCCATTTAGGTTGAACGCCATAGTGGAAATACCCATTGCTGTGAACCAAATGCCGATTACTGGCCATGCTCCTAAGAAGAAGTGTAGACTTCTTGAGTTGTTGAAGGATGCATATTGGAAAATCAAACGACCGAAGTAGCCGTGTGCTGCTACGATGTTGTAGGTTTCTTCT
This is a stretch of genomic DNA from Coleofasciculaceae cyanobacterium. It encodes these proteins:
- a CDS encoding photosystem II q(b) protein, whose protein sequence is EETYNIVAAHGYFGRLIFQYASFNNSRSLHFFLGAWPVIGIWFTAMGISTMAFNLNGFNFNQSVMDSQGRVVNTWADILNRANLGFEVMHERNAHNFPLDLASGEQAPVALSAPAINA